One part of the Nocardioides conyzicola genome encodes these proteins:
- the ybaK gene encoding Cys-tRNA(Pro) deacylase → MARRPTGGTPATVALSRAGIEFTLHEYHHDPRAESYGLEAAEALGVELGRVFKTLMSSVDGVLTVGIVPVSGQLNLKSLARAVGGSKAAMADLAAAERATGYVAGGISPIGQKRAHPTVLDRSASTHATIFVSAGRRGLDLEISPDDLVRVTRAIVAPIGR, encoded by the coding sequence ATGGCCAGGAGACCCACCGGCGGGACGCCGGCGACCGTCGCCCTGTCGCGCGCGGGCATCGAGTTCACCCTGCATGAGTACCACCACGACCCGCGTGCGGAGTCCTACGGCCTGGAGGCCGCGGAGGCGCTCGGGGTCGAGCTGGGCCGCGTCTTCAAGACCCTGATGTCCAGCGTCGACGGGGTCCTCACCGTGGGGATCGTCCCGGTGTCCGGCCAGCTCAACCTCAAGTCCCTGGCCCGGGCCGTCGGCGGCAGCAAGGCCGCCATGGCCGACCTGGCCGCCGCCGAGCGGGCGACCGGGTACGTCGCCGGCGGGATCTCGCCGATCGGCCAGAAGCGCGCCCACCCGACCGTGCTCGACCGGTCGGCGTCGACGCACGCCACGATCTTCGTCTCGGCCGGTCGCCGGGGGTTGGATCTCGAGATCTCCCCCGACGACCTGGTGCGCGTCACCCGCGCGATCGTCGCCCCGATCGGGCGTTAG
- a CDS encoding DUF3352 domain-containing protein, with amino-acid sequence MSYDLPPGPPPTDPPGSGPETLDSRGGARLTSSTGPAPVRGRRTAVIAVVGALGVVAVGGAAWAAWSFLSTGAQPAEALPAKTIAYASVDLDPSGGQKIEALRTLKKFPAFEDQVGLDTDDDVREWIFDQIQDESGCADLDYDDDIAPWLGDRFAVAAVDTGGDTPTPVFVVQVSDADAADQGLGKLRECAGGSDNVAWHIDGDWALLGEDQKTVDGIADDAADSSLADDDDYQQWTDAAGDSGIVSMYAAPAAGKVLADNLGGLGGLALGSSALACPAPCSGVSLTDGETAPDEVTDALKDFKGAAATIRFDDGGLELELAADPAATGQAVTGGDDGAEAVSALPDDTAAAIGLSFEKGWLTDLVDQFAKASGESSDDLLAEAGEQLGIELPGDVETLVGESLTLAVDGDFDPSSITGLPGVDGNAGPSGIGVKVIGEADDIEGVLDKLRASAGGADGGVLDSDSDGDVVAIGPDADYRKVLLENGGLGDSDPFKTVVEHADDAAAILYVNFAAGDHWLAELAGDDAEVRDNLKPLEALGMSAWVDDDTAHAVLKITTD; translated from the coding sequence GTGTCCTACGACCTTCCGCCCGGACCGCCGCCGACCGACCCGCCCGGGAGCGGACCGGAGACCCTGGACAGCCGTGGGGGTGCTCGGCTCACGTCGTCGACGGGCCCGGCGCCGGTCCGCGGACGGCGTACGGCCGTGATCGCTGTCGTCGGAGCGCTCGGCGTCGTGGCCGTCGGCGGTGCCGCCTGGGCGGCGTGGTCGTTCCTCTCGACGGGGGCACAGCCGGCCGAGGCCCTCCCGGCGAAGACGATCGCCTACGCGAGCGTGGACCTCGACCCCAGCGGTGGCCAGAAGATCGAGGCGCTGCGCACGCTCAAGAAGTTCCCGGCGTTCGAGGACCAGGTCGGCCTCGACACCGACGACGACGTCCGCGAGTGGATCTTCGACCAGATCCAGGACGAGTCCGGGTGCGCCGACCTCGACTACGACGACGACATCGCGCCCTGGCTGGGCGACCGGTTCGCCGTCGCTGCGGTCGACACCGGTGGGGACACGCCGACCCCGGTCTTCGTGGTGCAGGTGTCCGACGCGGACGCCGCCGACCAGGGCCTGGGCAAGCTGCGCGAGTGCGCCGGCGGTTCCGACAACGTCGCGTGGCACATCGACGGCGACTGGGCTCTGCTGGGTGAGGACCAGAAGACCGTCGACGGGATCGCCGACGACGCCGCGGACTCCTCGCTCGCGGACGACGACGACTACCAGCAGTGGACCGACGCCGCGGGTGACTCCGGCATCGTGTCGATGTACGCGGCGCCGGCAGCCGGCAAGGTCCTGGCGGACAACCTCGGCGGCCTCGGCGGCCTCGCGCTGGGGTCCAGCGCGCTCGCCTGCCCGGCGCCGTGCTCGGGGGTCTCGCTGACCGACGGCGAGACGGCCCCCGACGAGGTGACCGACGCGCTCAAGGACTTCAAGGGAGCGGCCGCCACGATCCGATTCGACGACGGCGGGCTCGAGCTCGAGCTGGCCGCGGACCCGGCCGCCACCGGCCAGGCCGTGACCGGTGGCGACGACGGCGCGGAGGCCGTCTCGGCGCTGCCCGACGACACCGCCGCGGCGATCGGGCTGAGCTTCGAGAAGGGGTGGCTGACCGACCTCGTCGACCAGTTCGCGAAGGCGTCGGGGGAGTCGTCCGACGACCTGCTGGCGGAGGCGGGTGAGCAGCTCGGCATCGAGCTGCCCGGCGACGTCGAGACCCTCGTCGGGGAGTCGCTGACGCTCGCCGTCGACGGTGACTTCGACCCGTCGTCGATCACCGGGCTCCCCGGGGTCGACGGCAACGCGGGCCCGAGCGGCATCGGCGTCAAGGTCATCGGAGAGGCCGACGACATCGAGGGAGTCCTCGACAAGCTGCGCGCCTCGGCCGGCGGTGCCGACGGTGGTGTCCTCGACAGCGACTCCGACGGCGACGTCGTCGCGATCGGCCCGGACGCCGACTACCGCAAGGTGCTGCTCGAGAACGGTGGTCTGGGCGACTCCGACCCGTTCAAGACCGTCGTCGAGCACGCGGACGACGCGGCCGCGATCCTGTACGTCAACTTCGCTGCTGGCGACCACTGGCTCGCCGAGCTCGCCGGGGACGACGCCGAGGTCCGCGACAACCTCAAGCCTCTCGAGGCCCTGGGCATGAGCGCCTGGGTCGACGACGACACCGCGCATGCCGTCCTCAAGATCACGACCGACTGA
- the dnaE gene encoding DNA polymerase III subunit alpha: MASGSQDSFVHLHVHTEYSMLDGAARLGALADRTAELGMPAIAMTDHGNVFGAYEFYKKAKNAGVKPIIGIEAYFAPNISRFERKGVNFYGGGPDDVSNRGAYTHMTLLSESTEGMHNLFRLSTGAWRDGFFKHPRMDRELLSRHGKGIIGTTGCPSGEVQVHLRHGAYDAARQTAADFQDILGKDNYFLELMDHGLDIERRVRDGLLRLAKDLEIPLLATNDSHYVNREDAKSQEHLLCINSGSTMDIPAGDGPGQRFAFNGDGYYIKSAREMRDLWRDFPEACDNTLLIAERCDVSFTEGNGTFMPRFPCPEGENEDSWLVKEVEKGLHYRYPAGIPDDVRKQADFEVGVITQMGFPGYFLVVADFINWAKDNGIRVGPGRGSGAGSMVAYAMRITDLDPLVHGLIFERFLNPDRVSMPDFDIDFDERRRGEVIRYVSDKYGDDRVSMIVTYGTIKAKQAVKDSSRILGYPFAMGDRITKAMPAAVMGKDVPLQEIFNAEHKRFGEGGEFRALYDADNDVKRVVDTAIGIEGLKRQWGVHAAGVIMSSEPLLDIIPMLKRPADGAMITQFDYPTCEALGLIKMDFLGLRNLTVLDDAVRNIEANRGETVVLEELELTDEATYKLLQRGDTLGVFQLDGGPMRALLRSMRPDSFEDISAVGALYRPGPMGADSHNKYARRKTGREPVEALHPELAEALEDVLGETYGLIVYQEQVMAIAQKLAGYTLGQADILRRAMGKKKKEELDKQFAGFSAGMTERGYSAGAIKTLWDTLLPFSDYAFNKAHSAAYGLVSYWTAYLKANFPAEYMAALLTSVKDDKDKSAIYLNECRRMKIQVLPPDVNESSANFTPVGNDIRFGLTAVRNVGANVVEKIVEARKEKGRYEHFNDFMEKVPALVCNKRLIDSLARAGAFDDMKHKRKAIIAIHEEAVDKYVDSKRNTDTGQDSMFDMLDAADIGSAATWVDVPDHLDEWDKMTLLGHEREMLGLYVSDHPLLGLEHLLANSSDCTVGQLMLDEDRADGSPITITGLVTGVQRKITKRGDAWGMVTLEDLDGAIDVLLFPSSWQLSGHMISEDAIITVKGRLSRSKDQPEIMGQEVSLPDLSDGPSGPVVIKLPQTRVNADTVDHLKEVLRTHPGVTEVHLKVLMREKTLVMRIGDHHRVTPSPALFADLKQLLGPGCLAG; this comes from the coding sequence ATGGCTTCAGGCTCCCAGGACTCCTTCGTCCACCTCCATGTCCACACCGAGTACTCGATGCTCGACGGGGCGGCCCGCCTCGGCGCGCTGGCGGACCGTACGGCGGAGCTGGGGATGCCCGCGATCGCGATGACCGACCACGGCAACGTGTTCGGCGCCTACGAGTTCTACAAGAAGGCGAAGAACGCCGGGGTCAAGCCGATCATCGGCATCGAGGCCTACTTCGCGCCCAACATCTCGCGCTTCGAGCGCAAGGGCGTCAACTTCTACGGCGGCGGTCCTGACGACGTCTCCAACCGTGGCGCCTACACCCACATGACCCTGCTCTCGGAGAGCACCGAGGGCATGCACAACCTCTTCCGGCTCTCCACGGGCGCCTGGCGCGACGGCTTCTTCAAGCACCCGCGGATGGACCGCGAGCTGCTGTCCCGGCACGGCAAGGGCATCATCGGCACGACCGGGTGCCCGTCGGGCGAGGTGCAGGTCCACCTCCGGCACGGGGCGTACGACGCCGCTCGCCAGACGGCGGCCGACTTCCAGGACATCCTCGGCAAGGACAACTACTTCCTCGAGCTGATGGACCACGGGCTCGACATCGAGCGCCGGGTCCGCGACGGCCTGCTGCGCCTGGCCAAGGACCTCGAGATCCCGCTGCTCGCGACCAACGACTCGCACTACGTCAACAGGGAGGATGCCAAGAGCCAGGAGCACCTGCTCTGCATCAACTCCGGCTCCACGATGGACATCCCGGCCGGTGACGGCCCGGGGCAGCGGTTCGCGTTCAACGGCGACGGCTACTACATCAAGTCCGCGCGGGAGATGCGCGACCTGTGGCGCGACTTCCCCGAGGCCTGCGACAACACCCTGCTGATCGCCGAGCGCTGCGACGTCTCCTTCACCGAGGGCAACGGCACCTTCATGCCGCGGTTCCCCTGCCCGGAGGGCGAGAACGAGGACTCCTGGCTGGTCAAGGAGGTCGAGAAGGGGCTGCACTACCGCTACCCCGCCGGCATCCCCGACGACGTGCGCAAGCAGGCCGACTTCGAGGTCGGCGTCATCACCCAGATGGGCTTTCCGGGCTACTTCCTGGTGGTCGCCGACTTCATCAACTGGGCGAAGGACAACGGCATCCGGGTCGGCCCCGGCCGCGGCTCAGGCGCCGGCTCGATGGTCGCCTACGCGATGCGCATCACCGACCTGGACCCGCTGGTCCACGGCCTGATCTTCGAGCGCTTCCTCAACCCCGACCGCGTCTCGATGCCCGACTTCGACATCGACTTCGACGAGCGCCGGCGCGGCGAGGTCATCCGCTACGTCAGCGACAAGTACGGCGACGACCGCGTCTCGATGATCGTCACCTACGGCACCATCAAGGCCAAGCAGGCCGTCAAGGACTCCTCGCGGATCCTCGGCTACCCGTTCGCGATGGGTGACCGCATCACCAAGGCGATGCCCGCCGCCGTGATGGGCAAGGACGTCCCGCTCCAGGAGATCTTCAACGCCGAGCACAAGCGGTTCGGCGAGGGCGGCGAGTTCCGGGCGCTGTACGACGCCGACAACGACGTCAAGCGCGTCGTCGACACCGCCATCGGCATCGAGGGCCTCAAGCGCCAGTGGGGCGTGCACGCCGCCGGCGTGATCATGTCCAGCGAGCCGCTGCTCGACATCATCCCGATGCTCAAGCGGCCGGCCGACGGCGCGATGATCACGCAGTTCGACTACCCCACCTGCGAGGCCCTCGGGCTGATCAAGATGGACTTCCTCGGCCTGCGCAACCTCACCGTCCTCGACGACGCGGTGCGCAACATCGAGGCCAACCGCGGGGAGACCGTGGTCCTCGAGGAGCTCGAGCTCACCGACGAGGCGACGTACAAGCTCCTCCAGCGCGGCGACACCCTCGGCGTCTTCCAGCTCGACGGCGGCCCGATGCGTGCCCTGCTGCGCAGCATGCGTCCGGACTCGTTCGAGGACATCTCCGCCGTCGGCGCGCTCTACCGCCCCGGACCGATGGGCGCCGACTCCCACAACAAGTACGCCCGCCGCAAGACCGGCCGCGAGCCGGTCGAGGCGCTGCACCCGGAGCTCGCCGAGGCCTTGGAGGACGTGCTCGGCGAGACCTACGGCCTGATCGTCTACCAGGAGCAGGTCATGGCGATCGCGCAGAAGCTCGCCGGCTACACGCTCGGCCAGGCCGACATCCTGCGGCGCGCCATGGGCAAGAAGAAGAAGGAGGAGCTGGACAAGCAGTTCGCCGGCTTCTCCGCGGGCATGACCGAGCGCGGCTACTCCGCGGGCGCCATCAAGACGCTGTGGGACACCCTGCTGCCGTTCTCCGACTACGCGTTCAACAAGGCCCACTCCGCGGCGTACGGCCTGGTCTCCTACTGGACCGCCTACCTCAAGGCCAACTTCCCCGCCGAGTACATGGCGGCCCTGCTGACCTCGGTCAAGGACGACAAGGACAAGTCCGCGATCTACCTCAACGAGTGCCGCCGGATGAAGATCCAGGTGCTGCCGCCCGACGTCAACGAGTCGTCGGCGAACTTCACGCCCGTCGGCAACGACATCCGCTTCGGGCTGACCGCCGTCCGCAACGTCGGCGCGAACGTGGTCGAGAAGATCGTCGAGGCTCGCAAGGAGAAGGGCCGCTACGAGCACTTCAACGACTTCATGGAGAAGGTGCCGGCCCTGGTCTGCAACAAGCGCCTCATCGACTCGCTGGCGCGAGCAGGCGCCTTCGACGACATGAAGCACAAGCGGAAGGCGATCATCGCCATCCACGAGGAGGCCGTCGACAAGTACGTCGACTCGAAGCGGAACACCGACACCGGTCAGGACTCCATGTTCGACATGCTCGACGCCGCGGACATCGGCTCCGCCGCGACCTGGGTCGACGTCCCCGATCACCTCGACGAGTGGGACAAGATGACCCTGCTCGGCCACGAGCGGGAGATGCTCGGCCTCTACGTGTCCGACCACCCGCTGCTCGGCCTCGAGCACCTGTTGGCCAACAGCTCGGACTGCACCGTCGGCCAGCTGATGCTCGACGAGGACCGTGCCGACGGCAGCCCGATCACGATCACCGGCCTGGTGACCGGCGTGCAGCGCAAGATCACGAAGCGCGGCGACGCCTGGGGGATGGTGACCCTCGAGGACCTCGACGGCGCGATCGACGTGCTGCTCTTCCCGAGCTCGTGGCAGCTGTCGGGCCACATGATCTCCGAGGACGCGATCATCACGGTCAAGGGCCGGCTCTCCCGCAGCAAGGACCAGCCCGAGATCATGGGCCAGGAGGTCAGCCTCCCGGACCTGTCCGACGGACCCTCCGGACCGGTCGTGATCAAGCTCCCGCAGACCAGGGTCAACGCCGACACCGTGGACCACCTCAAGGAGGTGCTCCGGACCCATCCCGGGGTGACCGAGGTGCACCTGAAGGTGCTGATGCGGGAGAAGACCCTCGTCATGCGGATCGGTGACCACCACCGCGTCACGCCGAGCCCGGCGCTCTTCGCGGACCTCAAACAGCTGCTCGGACCCGGATGCCTGGCCGGATGA
- a CDS encoding GNAT family N-acetyltransferase — MPTELTLRPATADDAAAVTTVHLASRAAAPMPPGIHTDAEVGAWLAGRLELDDVWVAETDGVPVGYARFTETWLDDLYVLPAYAGQGVGSALLEVVKAQRPAGFSLWVFETNAPARAFYARHGLVEREHTDGSENEERAPDLRVEWTGAGS, encoded by the coding sequence ATGCCGACTGAGCTGACCCTGCGGCCGGCCACCGCGGACGACGCCGCTGCGGTGACGACCGTGCACCTCGCCTCGCGGGCCGCGGCGCCGATGCCGCCGGGCATCCACACCGACGCCGAGGTCGGCGCGTGGCTGGCCGGACGCCTGGAGCTGGACGACGTCTGGGTCGCGGAGACGGACGGCGTGCCGGTGGGCTACGCCCGGTTCACCGAGACCTGGCTCGACGACCTGTACGTCCTCCCGGCGTACGCCGGCCAAGGGGTCGGATCCGCCCTCCTCGAGGTGGTCAAGGCCCAGCGCCCGGCCGGCTTCAGCCTGTGGGTCTTCGAGACGAACGCGCCCGCCCGTGCGTTCTACGCCCGCCACGGACTGGTCGAGCGCGAGCACACCGACGGCTCGGAGAACGAGGAGCGCGCTCCCGACCTCCGCGTGGAGTGGACCGGCGCCGGCTCGTAG